TTGTCATTCCGGTGGTCGGGGCTATTCTCGCTGCTTCAACGTGAATGGCAGGCATTACGGGAAGGATTTCAACTGAGCTTGACGGCGTTGCTTTACTGTTGTCCGCACCTGCGATTTGCGGTAAGACTAAGAGCAGCAACAGGAAAAGCGAAAGCTTCCGTGTCCATTGATTGGTTGCAGGAGTAAAATTCATATTTATATCTGCAGCAGGGGTGAATTAAGATATTCATAAAACCTGCGCACCATAGCAGATCACGCGAAGCAAAGACAAGACAGTATAAAACCGGGTTATATCTCTGAGGCTGTAGTTGAATACTTCTGTCCCAATTACATTTTTTATTTTGCTTTCATTTGTACTGCACTTGATGCTGCTTCCCTTTGGTTTTATGCCGCCGGCTCCATCCCCAAACTCCAGGGCGATTGGGGTGGCTTACGTCTCAAGGTCTTCAGATGCAGTTTTTCCGCAATCTATTCCATTAAAAAAAAGCAGTGACACGGCAACAGACTCGCTACAGAAAAGGCCGGTTGTTCAGCACATTGTCCCCCCCCAAAAACAGAAAAATTCTACTGTTGCCGTAAAAAAAGCTAAATCCGTTAGTTTGAAGACGGAGACAAAACCCGCCTATCAACGCTCTGAGACAAGAATAGATAAGAAGGTCGACCCTTTACCGAAAATCGTTGAGAACAAGACTGTAGCGATAGGTTCAACGAAAGAGGAGGAAGTTGACGTCGTTGAGGAAGTTCAAGCGGAATTACCTCTTGACGTGCAATTTTCAGAACCATTGCCGGAGCCAGTCAGCCAACCTTCAGAGCTTTACCCCGTAGAGCCCGCATCTCTTTTAACCACAGATTCCAAGGAATCCTCAGAGGGCTCAGTGCAGGGACAGTCATCAATTGCCAGTCAGCTTTCTGCTCCTGGGGATGACGTTTTGAATATCAATGATTCCCGTCAAGGATTCAGGGATGCCCTGCCGCACTATGATGACAATCCTCCCCCCCGATATCCTGAAGTCGCCAAGCTGCGTGGTTGGGAGGGCAAGGTTATCCTCAAAGCGAAGATTCTTAAGAATGGCCGTGTCGGACGTTTGAAAATTATGACATCGTCCGGCTACAGAAGTCTGGATAACGCAGCACGAAAGGCAATATCCCGATGGACGTTTTCTCCGGCGACGACTTTTGGAGTTCCTGTAGACAGCATGGTGGAAATTCCTGTTTCTTTCTCTCTCAAGGATCTCTAGAACTCTATAATTTAAATGAATTAACATTTGCAATTTTTTATGCTACCATTCCGGGGCTCTCGTTATGACAGATGTGGAGGCTTATTGATGGCTGAGCAGATGGACAAATCACAATTGTTGCAAGTAGAAGTTGCCAAACTTAGTAATAAAATTCGTAATTTGCTTTGTAAGCAGGACCCTGAGCCTTCTAAGTTGGCAGATTCTCTTCATGCTATTATTGCTTTTAAGAATGCTATCCTGGTGATAGATGCGGAATCTTTTCGATCGATAGCAGAGCGCATGGAAATTGTTCTCAGTCGACACTCAGTTGCGGGAACCGTTCCGACAAAGCTTGAAATTGAAACCATCGAACTCGCTGCTGACTGGCTTGACCAACTTGCTCTCCTTCATAAAGAAAACCTGCCGGAACCCAGGTCTCTTGTTGCCGAGCTGCTTTATACCTTTGATCTTGTGGAATGTTCCAACGATGCCATATCGTTAGCTGAGTTGGTCAGTAGTCATGCCGGGGATGATGTCAATAAATGTGTTGATCCTTTTTTTGAAGACCCTGAAGTCAGCGTTGAAGATCGTGCCGGATCTCCTCTCCGTGACCCTTTTGCAGAGGACCCCGGATTTGGTCTGGAGTTTGATTTGTTGCAGCGGACTGTTCATTTTGTGGCTGAGACAAACACAATAGATGAGGACCCTTTTAGTGCTGATCCTTCTATTGATTCTGAAGAGGACGCAAAGTCAAATTCAGAGAAGACATCGGCTCTTACAGAATCGCCTTACGATATCTTTGCCGGTGATCCTCCTTTGACCGATTGACTCAAGAGATAAATAACGGGTGGAAAAGTCATTTGAGACGGTTTTTTCTTCTCATTTAATCTCTGGATTTAACCGCTCTCTACGGAATTTATTTATTTGCAAATCTTCTTAGTGCATGATAGAAACTCAACCTCTTGCGGTAATAGGTGTTTTGAAAGACACTTTTTATGCATGTTTGCGCCAGTAGCTCAGTTGGATAGAGCAACGGACTTCTAATCCG
This window of the uncultured Desulfuromusa sp. genome carries:
- a CDS encoding energy transducer TonB, producing the protein MAYVSRSSDAVFPQSIPLKKSSDTATDSLQKRPVVQHIVPPQKQKNSTVAVKKAKSVSLKTETKPAYQRSETRIDKKVDPLPKIVENKTVAIGSTKEEEVDVVEEVQAELPLDVQFSEPLPEPVSQPSELYPVEPASLLTTDSKESSEGSVQGQSSIASQLSAPGDDVLNINDSRQGFRDALPHYDDNPPPRYPEVAKLRGWEGKVILKAKILKNGRVGRLKIMTSSGYRSLDNAARKAISRWTFSPATTFGVPVDSMVEIPVSFSLKDL